TACCAGCATTGGCACTTGGAGTTGATCCAGCTGATCCAGATATTATGAAGAGAAAACCTAGAGATCCAAGCAAAAGTATGTTTGCAGGTGATTTAGGATTTATGATTATAGTTCAAGGTATTATGATAGGATTACTTACATTAATATCGTTCCAAATAGGAGTTAGAACTAGCCTAATGCATGGTAGAACTATGGCGTTTATTACGCTTTGTTTTTCTCAATTAGTACATGCACTTAATGTAAGATCCATAGATAAATCTATATTTGATATAGGATTATTTAAAAATAAACACTTAATATTGGCAAATATAACTTCTGTATTATTAGTATTAGGTGTAATATTTATAACAAAATTGAGAGAAATATTTAAGCTTGTTAAACTAGATGCACCTCACTTTATAATAGTGATTTTAATTTCCTTTATACCACTTCTTATAGTAGAAATATCTAAATTGTGTAAAAAGTAAAAAAGACTTCTTTCTGTAATATTTATGATATTACAGAAAGAAGTCTTTTATTTATTCGACTTATAAACTAAAGATGGAAATTATTCATGGCCACTTTTATCGTCAATTAATAAGTCTACAACTTTTTTATAAATTTCCTGCGGATTTTCTCTCCAATTATTGCATATAAGTTGTGCTTGTTTATTTGAAACTACATTTAAAGATAAGTTAAAAAGAATTATATCTTTTTCAATTACTTTTAAATTAACTATGTATTCAGAGTCATTTTTTTTGTAAGAATTACCAATAATTTGAGTATCTTTTATCATCTCTTGTTTCTTTTTTTCGTATCGT
Above is a window of Gottschalkia purinilytica DNA encoding:
- a CDS encoding cation transporting ATPase C-terminal domain-containing protein; its protein translation is PALALGVDPADPDIMKRKPRDPSKSMFAGDLGFMIIVQGIMIGLLTLISFQIGVRTSLMHGRTMAFITLCFSQLVHALNVRSIDKSIFDIGLFKNKHLILANITSVLLVLGVIFITKLREIFKLVKLDAPHFIIVILISFIPLLIVEISKLCKK